From Rhea pennata isolate bPtePen1 chromosome 26, bPtePen1.pri, whole genome shotgun sequence, the proteins below share one genomic window:
- the LOC134151062 gene encoding LOW QUALITY PROTEIN: retinol dehydrogenase 8-like (The sequence of the model RefSeq protein was modified relative to this genomic sequence to represent the inferred CDS: inserted 1 base in 1 codon), with the protein MANVKWSCTDGMGLHGMANMTWSCMDDMGLHGMANMTWSCMDGMGLHGCLTGTHFFGLAEEVLPDMKRRRGGHIVVSSSSMGLQGVVFTDLYAASKFAVEGFCESLVVRALRPSTAISPAGPGPVTTAFEAKVRAEAERAGPSQADAETADSFTRLYPARARAAVASLGQSAAEVAAHTLRVIEAPRPPFRHRTGAAXRAGRLLRWEARTAQQGARLLGLR; encoded by the exons ATGGCCAACGTGAAATGGTCCTGCACGGATGGCATGGGCCTGCACGGCATGGCCAACATGACATGGTCCTGCATGGATGACATGGGCCTGCACGGCATGGCCAACATGACATGGTCCTGCATGGATGGCATGGGCCTGCACGGATG CCTCACGGGCACCCACTTCTTCGGCCTCGCCGAGGAGGTGCTGCCCGACATgaagcggcgccgcggcggccacATCgtggtcagcagcagcagcatggggctgcagg GCGTCGTCTTCACCGACCTCTACGCCGCCTCCAAGTTCGCCGTGGAGGGTTTCTGCGAGAGCCTGGTGGTGCGAGCCCTGCGCCCCAGCACGGC gatcagcccggcggggccggggccggtgACGACGGCGTTCGAGGCGAAGGTCCGCGCGGAGGCCGAGCGCGCCGGCCCCTCGCAGGCCGACGCCGAGACGGCCGACAGCTTCACCCGGCTCTACCcggcgcgcgcccgcgccgccgtcGCCAGCCTGGGCCAGAGCGCCGCGGAGGTGGCCGCG CACACGCTGCGGGTGATCgaggcgccccggccgcccttCCGGCACCGGACCGGCGCGG TGCGCGCCGGCCGCCTGCTCCGCTGGGAAGCCCGCACGGCGCAGCAGGGCGCCCGGCTCCTCGGCCTCCGGtag